GGGCccctggaggggcagggaaggcaggaTCAGGACTGAGGATGGACAAGagtggagagggacagggacaggaggcagagaacagggagggagacaaggctTTTACTTCCTAAGCGATTGTAATAAAAAACGTTCCTGGGCATTGAGGCTGGAGCCTCAGTTCAAATATAAATTCCCCAGAATGGAGGTGGCCCCCTCAActccccccaccctacccccccccccaccactttgCCTGGAGCTTAGAAACCCACAGATAGGGGAAAGCCCCCAGCCCTGGACACCCACCCACcctcaccattaaaaaaaagaaattaaaagttttataCAAAACATggggcaggaaaggggaggaggcagggaagacaCCAGAGAGCTGTCCTTACCTCcagggcttggggtggggggggggggttaaggcAGCAAAAGAagcatgggaggtggggggaacagGGCCCCCTGCCCACAGCCCTCAGGAATCTCGATGCTCCAGAGAGAGCTGGGCTGTAGCGTGCTGGAGGTCAGAGCTCACTCGCCTTGGGGTGAGGGGCCCCCCggcctccccaggcccctccccccgcacctTCTTGTCCTCACCCTCATCCTCCAAGCCCCCAGtggggcccccacccccctccaggcGACAGTCTTCACTCCAGCGCCGCTTAAAGCGCAGCTTGAGGGGCATGCACTGGGCTGCCCCAGGTGTCTCGCCGGGCTCGGGCTTGGGGGGCGCAGGTGGGGCACGAGGGGTCTTGAACACCTCCCCATCTTCCTCATCCTCATCACTGATGTCAGTCACCTCCACTTCCTCAGACTCGCCTTCCGAGATGGGCTCCACCTTGatctgtggtggtggtggcggtggggccagcgcccccgccccctccgccagCCCGCCTGAGCCGCTGCCAATGCCAATGCCACCACTCTTGTCAGCACCCGCTGGAGCCTTCTCCCCAGCTGCCCGCTGCCGGCGTCCCAGCGGGGGTGGCTGGAGCTTAAACTtgaatggggaagaggaggaggaagaggaggacgagGCTGAGGAGGGGACCGGTGGGGTCTCCGGTGCCATGGGCGGCAGCGGGCACTTGTCAGGGCGCTGGGGCTGGGGCACCACCAGCCCAGGGTAGTGCAGGAAGGCGCGGGGACTGAGGTGGTAGTTGTAGACGCTTTGGGTGTGGGCCTGCAGGTACCGTTTCATGTCCTCAGGGCTAAAGGAGAAATGGGAGCCTCCTCCTGAGCCACTGGGGCCCCCACCACCACTGGGGTACATAGGGCTCAGCGTGGGTGAGGGAGTGTAGGCCAGGTGAGTGGGCGTCATGGGCAGAGCTGGTGAGAGCTGAGGCGGCAGTAGGGAGCCAGGCCCGGCCAGAGGCGACACAGGGAAGGGGCTCAGGGGCTCAGGGCCACCCCGGGGCCGGGGGTAGACTCGGAAGACGCCAGGGTCATGGGGCAGGCGTGCCAGTGGGGGCCCACGGAAGGCACCCAGCTCTGGAGGGCCTGGCGGTCGGGCCCGGGGGTCCTCTCCCAGTGGCTCTTCCAGCTCTGACGTGCCATCGCTACAGTCACTGACTGAGCCTCGACCCAGGCGTCGGGCCACCACAGCCGAGAAGAGGGAAGATGAGGATGAAGAGCAGGCCGGTGGTGAGCGGGGGTCCTCGGTGGGGGACAGCACCTCGGAGGGCGTTGAGGGAGGGAAGCGGAAGTGGCTGCCACCCGATGGCACTGGTGGGGCGCTCTGGGGCACCGCACCCCCTGGCAGAAGAGGGGAGATGTGGTGTCAAGGCCCTTGGCCCAGCCTGGATATACACACAGACCCTCTGCTTCTTCTGAACCCATGCCCACCAGCCCCATTACTCACCAGCCAGCCCCACATCGATGAAAGGGTAATTAACCAGCACCAGTTTGTTGAAGTTGAACTTGTAGGTGAACCGTTTCCCCTTGGTCTTGTGCAGAATGCGTTTATTGTAATAATAGCTGTGGATGTAGAAACCCATCGAATGATCAGTCAACGGGACCAGAGTCTAGACCCCATTCCTTGACATGCGTTACATGCTGCTCACAAAGGGGGACCAAGAAACCTGGGCCATACAAGAGAAATCAAGTGCCCGGAAGGAATGAAAACTAGCTCTCCCCTCAGGCTTGGGGCCAAACTAGACGCCACACCCAGGACTGTATTCTCTCCGCAGGACACCTCTACACGACAGATGGGCTCAGAGAAGGATtaagacttgcccaaggtcacacagctatgaTTTGGCAAAGGATCAAACCCAAAGTCTATTCCCATGGGTTACGCGTTCCCCAACTAGCGGGGGCTATCCATGTCTGCTCAGGGGTCTCTGCCCTCCTCACCGCAGGGCCCGGCTCAGCTTGTCATAATTCATCTGGGGCTTGCACTTGCGGACGCCCCAGAGCCGAGCCACCTCGTCAGGGTCCTTGATGACGAATTCCCCGTAGTCCCCCTGCCAGGCGATGACACCCTGGTATTCCTCCTTCCGCAGCAGCTCCAGGATAAAGTGCCACAGCTGGATCTGCCTCGAGCCAGGGGACGACTCTGGCTTGTAGGCCCAATCTGGGAAGGCAAACCCTGAGGACAGGAGGCAGGGGAGTGGCCCCGGGTCAGGACACAGAGTCCAGGGCTCCAGGTCCCCTCCCGGGGTCCACCCTCCTACCCCACCCTCAACATGGGGAAATCCGTCTCCCCTCCGCCAAGTCAGGACCCGGGTTAGAGGGAGacagtgtgtgtctgtgtgtaaggGGGCTAGACGGGAGCCGGGGGGGAAGGgaagctggagcctgctccagCGACACCGGGAGAAACAGGAAACCGTCGGCGGCGGGTCCCGGGGCCAGTGCCAGGGGGCCAGGCACCAAGCCAGGCCGGCGGGCAGGgctgccagtgggggaggggcaggaaggggcacACGTGGCCAGCGGGTTGGGGCGAGCCCCCCCTCAGCCCCCACACTCCCATTCAGGGCCAGTtatacccctcccccaacccaccccaCAGTTCCAGTCCCCTCCTGGGAACATAACACTGTCTCCCTCCCAAAACGTATCAGAGCCCTACTCCCACCCCAGgacctgatgatttttttttttttttcttaaaaggaccaggaggagtggggtggggtggctggtTGACGATGAGGTCAGCGCTTGCACACACAGAGGCTTCTGTCTTCCCTGGAGAGTGAAACCCAGactgtctgcccccccccaccccccaacgaGCCCTAGACCCTCTGTGCTGCACTGCCCTCCCCAGACCCAGGCACATGGACCCAACCTGGCTGGaaggccccagcccaggcctgcaGATTGAACAAGCAATGCTACAGCCCGTTCCCCCTTCCGCCTTCTCATCCTCAGCTtcttccctgcccacctgcctACCCGCCCCCAGCATTAACCTTGGGTAGAGGTTGGTGGTGGGCTGGCTGGTccctggagggggtgggcagcctgggtggggggggggtcgaTGGGGGGGGCTGCGGTTGTTGTCATTTCCCAAACCCCCGGGTAATCAGGGGCCATCAATAATTCAGCACTAGGCAGCCGGtaatggaggggtgggaggagggaaggggaagaagagaaggagggggaggcagggcaggggccctgGTGCCACCAGAGGGAGAAGGCCAAGGTGGACAACTAAAATGGGCGGGGTCCCAAGTCACAGTCAGGCTGCACTGGTCAGCCTCTGGCCCCTGGCCCCAGCTCAAGCCTCAGCTCAAGCAGGTACGAACCAGGCCCAGGGCAATGCTGAGCCTCCCTCAAAGACACCACTGCAGTCTGGAATCCAACAGGGGATACTTCCCCTTGGGGACACAGGGGTTCAGCAGTTCCTACTCCCACAGGGACCACCTCTTCTAAATCCAGAGCTGAGTCTATCCCCCACAGCGACCCAGCTTCCTGAGCCCTGGCCTTGGGTAGAATGGGATGGCCAGCATTCCCCTCATAGTCCCTGCCCCATTCAGAAATCCCAGCCTCAAACAAGCCCCTCAGGGCTCCAAGGATACGACCTCCAGCTGGTCACAGACCCAGAGTCCTATACCAACAACAGCCCCTGCTCCATTCAGAAGTGACAGCCCCTGACAATGCCTTCCTTAGATCACAGCATCCATATAGCCCCATTCTCCTCTCTTTAGGAATCCAGGTGTTCATCCCATTATCCTCACCCTGCTGGAGAATGCAGGTCCCAGGGTCTTCTTCAGGGGCCAGAGGCCCTTGAGAACCCAAGTGACCAAATCACTAGCTCCATGGACCCTCTACCTCCTCCAAAATGCTCCTACCCCCCACTCAGAGCACCAAGCTCCGTGCTTCTCCTACCTAAGCTCCAATCTGGTTCTCAGACccaaaagggggggtggggggcaaagccCCTGAGACACTAGTCTGGGGTTGGGGGTGTACTGACTttcaccctccccccaaattaaaGCCACCCTTTCCAGCCCACCCGCCCCAGCCTCCTTGTCCCGGTAACCAGGCAACGTGTGTGCAGCGACAGTCCTGGGAGCGGGGGAGCAGGAGgctaaaaataaactttgcagAAGAGGAGTGAGAGAGACTACATGCAACACAAAGGGAACtcggaagggaggtggggggctctGGAAAGGCCTCAAGCTGCATTCCGGGGGCTGTCCCAGGCTGCCTTGTTAACCCCCCCTTCCCTGACCAAGCTCCCTCTGGGGCTAGGACCCTGGATCCCAACCCAGGCAGGGACTTCCCCACTCCCAGGACCACCCCTACCAGGCTTTCCTCTTCGGACATGGCATACATGAGGGCCTGTTCCTGGCTTTGGGGGGAGAAGAAGAGCGGGGGTGACGTCAGGGTGTCTCAATGGGGCTCTGTTCCCCAGGccttggagccaggagccaggcacGGGCAAGGggagcatgtgtgagtgtgtgttgtgTATGGGTCCACGTGCTTAAACAGGGAACCACCGGGCCTGCACCAAGAAAGCTTGGGGGAGAGGACCTCTGGAGCATGGGGGACAGTGATAGAAGGAGCAAGCAGCTGACACTGAGAGAGGGGCTCAAGACACTTTGAGACAGGGTGGAGAGGTAGCAGCAGACAGACAGGAAGGGCTGGGATGGCAGGGACCCAGAAGGCACACCTGGGTCCCACAGAGGTGGGGTAGGCATTCTCCTAGACAGACTGGaaacctggggggtggggggcataaCTCCTGGGcaccccccaaattcacatgactggccaaacttttttttaaagagactatGGGGGTCGGAAGGGAGTGGTGGTAGTAGAGGAAGAACACGCCGACCTCCTGGGGGGCCCTGCCACCTCCCCCACACTCCAGGCAGCCCTCGGTGGCGCCAGAGCCgggaagaaaacaggaagtgGGAAACAGCCGccgcagagaggagaggggccggGATGGAGGATCGGATGGAGGGGCGTGCAGACGGACAGACGCACCGATGGACCGATCGGGAGGCCATTCCAggcccccgccccttcccccaggCGGAGAACCCACACGCGGCTCGGCCCCAAGACAGGGTTAGGGGAGCGGCCCAGCCGGTCCCACCAGGCAAAGGCCCGTAGCAGGGAGGGAAGACGAGGCGGGGTTGTCTGGGCGCCTAGGCCCCCTCCTCGGGCGAGAAGAGGCTCTTGCTGCCCCCAAGGCCCAGCAGCCCTGGAGCCTGTGGGAGCCAAAGAGTATGTGGGACGCACGTGACTGACCCTACAGCACTccgcacccctgccccacccccctgcccccctcctcggCCCCAATCCCCAGGCGCCGGAGCCCGGCTCGGAGCCCTTTAAGAGCCGCCCCCACCCGCCgagcgggggggcggggtgggtgggccGGTCGGGGCACACACCCGCACACAGGAGCCCTAGCCGCGGCCGCCGCCGGGGGAAGGAAACAAGTTTGAACAGCGGCGCCcggcccccttccccctcccccgtccccgcCCCGGGCCGGATTCCGACGGGGTAGACGGGCAGGGGGCGGCTGGGACCCCTCCCCCCAGCGCGCTCGGGCGCAAAGTCCAGCCCGCGCGAgcccgggggcggcgggggaggggaagggggaaagtcCGAGTGGGAGGGGGGTTAATCCCGCTGCCCCCCGCCCGCCGACAGGGGGGGAGGGGAACCTTGGCCCCTTAAGGAGGAGCAAGTTGGCGGGGAAGAGGGGGGCGGAGGGAAAAGACGGCCGGTTGAAAGAGAAGAGCTGGATGAGGGAGGGGGGGTGAAGGGGGAGCCTCCGCgtcccccccaccttccccaccctcctccaccccggGGCCCCGGCAGCGCGGGAGGAGGGTACCCAGGTCTCCCCGGAGCCACCTTAAAGCCGCGCGTTCTAAGGTCGGAAACAAAAAGTTCCTTTTTCGAACGTTCGGGCTGCGCTTTGGAACTTTGCGACTCGGCGCGGGCGGGGGAGCGAGGAGCCGGCGGAgacgggcgggggaggggcggcgcaGCCCGGACCCCGAGTCCTGGGCTCCCCAATCACGCCCTCCTTCTAGAAACCATCCCGTATCCCCTCTAAGCCGGTGCGGGGCACGCGCCGCGGTGAAGGTCATGGGCCGGACCGCGCAGCGCAGAACCGGGAATAGCGGGCCCCATGGACAGCCCCCCCCACGCCCCGCACACGTCCCGGCCCCCAGAGTGCAACGTGACAGAGCGGCGGGGAGGGACCCCGCCACCCCCGTGATCCCGGGAGTGGGGGAGAACCCAGTTCTCGGAGTCCAGTAGGGAGAGGACCAGGACTCGCAGCGCCCACACCACTCCGCCCGGACCCAGAAATTGGGGGTCCCATGCAGCACCCCTCGCTCGCGCCACGAGAAGCAACAGGTCTCGAGTGCTTGGGGTCCCCCCAGAACTGGGGATCACTCCGGCTGCCCCGGAACCCTTCAGCCCCCCCCAAAGTTTCTCTGCCTGGTTTCCCCGGGCAACAAGTCTCCCCCACAcgtgctgcccccgcccccacctgtgTCCGCCGGGGTCTTCATGCTGGGGGGCCCGGGGCTAGGCGCCCCGACTCCGGGCCGCAGCTCCCGGCGCCCGCGCTGCCCCGTCCCGTCCCGCGCCCGTCGGGCCGCCCTCGGCGCTTCACCCGGCCTCGCCTCTCagagcctctcccctccccgccgccgcctcccgggtTAATATCGCACTCCGGGGCCGGGACGCCCACGCCCCCCGGCCGGCGACGTCACCGCCGCGTCGCCATGGAGACACtgcgcccgccccctccccgcgcactcacacacacacatacacacacgcgcgcacgcacgcacacacacacatacacacacacacacacacacacacacacacacactcgccgGCGCGCAGCCACTGAGGACCGGCCGGCTCTGGGCTTAAAGGGGCCGCGCgacaggggaggaaggaaggagggggtgggggtgggataggGTCCTGGGGGTCATGACCCTTTTCCGAGGCTCCTAGTCTGCAGATAACTTAAGTCCTCCGTGCTCGTGACCTGtcgcccctcctcctctcctgcccactgCGGATCCAGAGTTTCTTTTGGGAGCttgtaagtgggggggggggggggctctggaaGGGGTCAAAAACTTTTGAAAGGCATGGACCTTTCGAGAGGGGGCAGAATCTTCACTGCAGGGGGGCAGGTCAGGACCTTGGAGAATGATCAAGACCACATTTCTCACCCTGGCCttaccctgccccccccccccacagccctgaGCCTGAATGGGGGCAGCTgtccaggggtggggtggaatgGGTGGGAATCATTTCCCAGCATCGGAAATGGGGAGGCGGCTGTGCCCTCCGCTCCTCCGGGATGGGGTCTTGGCCTTCCAGATAGCCCCAATCCCAGCTGGGGAGGAAGTGACCAAAGAGAATGCATTTGGGAgcatcccacccccccccccaactccatcCCCACGCTGCAGCTGTCCTGGGGACACAGCCGGCGCCGGAGgtacccccacctccaccaccaggGCAGGGGGTTCCGGAGGTGGGCCAGGATGCGAGGGGGCGACCAAAGTCTGAACAAATGTGCTCCCAAGGGGCACTGGTGGGTCGCCAGGAGAGAGGAAGGTAGGGCTTAAGGATGAAGACCAGTGCGTAGGGCAGTGCTAAGTCTGTTCTCCGCAGctgggagggatggatggagccTGAGGCTTCAGGAAACAGGAAATAAGCGCTGATCTGACGGCTAGCAGGAGCCGGCAGCAGGGTAGAGGGCAAATAGAAGCAATATCCACAGACCGAGCCTGAAGACAGAGTTTCAGAGAAGACTCTTGAGGTACCACAGGAGGGGAATAttgcagggtgggggtgaggctcagagaaactgaaacagaaaatggGCAGGGAGAGACAAGCCACAGGGTGGGAAGGCCAGGAGGGTGACTCTGGCTTCTTAGGGCTTCAACCCTTTGCTGGGTGCCTAGATGCATTAGAGCAGTCCCCTAACCAGTGCCTCAGAAGTCTCTAGCCTCTTCCTCCGTAGAGACCAGAGCCTCCCGGGGAAAGCATCACCTCCCTGGGGAATTATGTAACCTTGCCTACGGACAGTGCTGCTCCCCCACGGATATTGTAACCCTCTGGGAGCAGTGTGGTCCAGCAATAATAATCACCATCATTGTTATTATAACAGCTCCCGAATTCCTAGCGCTcatgatgtgccaggcactgggccaaGCATTGTCTGGGGCATCTTGTCATTTGATGCTCACAAAATCCCAAAGTGGGAAATTGCTATTGTTATCCCCACTTACAGATTAAGAAGGTGAGGCTCGGAGGGGAAATCAGTCAGTCAAAGTCCTACAGCCAGGAAGTGTTGGAGTCAGGATTTAAACTTAGACCTATCCAATTTGAAACCACATCCTTCACCATCAGCTTTACTGACACCTTTACTGTCTACCTCCCCTCAGAAAAAGACAATGCAAAGTTTCAACAATAATAGGTCTGTAACAACTTTAGTGATCCCACACTCCCACCAACAAGACAAAGATGGGGGTTGCAACCCTAACTTTGCTACTTCTTGTCTGTGACATAGAGCAAGTGAATTTTCCTCTTTGAGCCCcaacttccccatctgtaaaatggggatattattAGACCCTACATGACCAGGTTGTTGTAAGAAATTGGGGATATGAAGTAAGTATGTAGTAAATACTGGTAATAAATTATTAGCAGAATGAGCTATATACCCTGTG
This genomic interval from Panthera leo isolate Ple1 chromosome E2, P.leo_Ple1_pat1.1, whole genome shotgun sequence contains the following:
- the ERF gene encoding ETS domain-containing transcription factor ERF isoform X2 encodes the protein MNYDKLSRALRYYYNKRILHKTKGKRFTYKFNFNKLVLVNYPFIDVGLAGGAVPQSAPPVPSGGSHFRFPPSTPSEVLSPTEDPRSPPACSSSSSSLFSAVVARRLGRGSVSDCSDGTSELEEPLGEDPRARPPGPPELGAFRGPPLARLPHDPGVFRVYPRPRGGPEPLSPFPVSPLAGPGSLLPPQLSPALPMTPTHLAYTPSPTLSPMYPSGGGGPSGSGGGSHFSFSPEDMKRYLQAHTQSVYNYHLSPRAFLHYPGLVVPQPQRPDKCPLPPMAPETPPVPSSASSSSSSSSSPFKFKLQPPPLGRRQRAAGEKAPAGADKSGGIGIGSGSGGLAEGAGALAPPPPPPQIKVEPISEGESEEVEVTDISDEDEEDGEVFKTPRAPPAPPKPEPGETPGAAQCMPLKLRFKRRWSEDCRLEGGGGPTGGLEDEGEDKKVRGEGPGEAGGPLTPRRVSSDLQHATAQLSLEHRDS
- the ERF gene encoding ETS domain-containing transcription factor ERF isoform X1; the encoded protein is MKTPADTGFAFPDWAYKPESSPGSRQIQLWHFILELLRKEEYQGVIAWQGDYGEFVIKDPDEVARLWGVRKCKPQMNYDKLSRALRYYYNKRILHKTKGKRFTYKFNFNKLVLVNYPFIDVGLAGGAVPQSAPPVPSGGSHFRFPPSTPSEVLSPTEDPRSPPACSSSSSSLFSAVVARRLGRGSVSDCSDGTSELEEPLGEDPRARPPGPPELGAFRGPPLARLPHDPGVFRVYPRPRGGPEPLSPFPVSPLAGPGSLLPPQLSPALPMTPTHLAYTPSPTLSPMYPSGGGGPSGSGGGSHFSFSPEDMKRYLQAHTQSVYNYHLSPRAFLHYPGLVVPQPQRPDKCPLPPMAPETPPVPSSASSSSSSSSSPFKFKLQPPPLGRRQRAAGEKAPAGADKSGGIGIGSGSGGLAEGAGALAPPPPPPQIKVEPISEGESEEVEVTDISDEDEEDGEVFKTPRAPPAPPKPEPGETPGAAQCMPLKLRFKRRWSEDCRLEGGGGPTGGLEDEGEDKKVRGEGPGEAGGPLTPRRVSSDLQHATAQLSLEHRDS